Proteins encoded in a region of the Kryptolebias marmoratus isolate JLee-2015 linkage group LG14, ASM164957v2, whole genome shotgun sequence genome:
- the LOC108244746 gene encoding corticotropin-releasing factor-binding protein, which produces MERTFRQQLFFLLLCLSVLKGDLRYVQSNDISKDELYSELRRETADVFMFRRPLRCVDMVAVEGQFTFTAESPQLSCAAFFMAEPNEVISVEYDRVDIDCSGGDFITVFDGWVMKGEKFPSSQDHPLPLYERYVDYCDSGSVRNNVRSSQNVAVVFFRIHSAGSSFTLTVKKHINPFPCNVISQSPEGSYTMVIPQQHRNCSFSIIYPVAIDISEFSLGRRNFPKRSLPGCVESGDYVQLLGGNGIDTSKLLPITDLCISFTGPTHMKIGCENTVVRMVSSGNFVSRVSFSYRLLNNQELQTIKLNNVEDFCFNN; this is translated from the exons ATGGAGCGCACCTTCCGGCAGCAgctcttcttcctgctgctctgtctGTCCGTCCTCAAAGGAGACCTCAGATATGTCCAG AGCAACGACATCTCAAAGGATGAGCTGTATTCGGAGCTCAGGAGAGAAACAGCCGACGTGTTCATGTTCCGCCGACCTTTGC GGTGTGTGGACATGGTGGCAGTGGAGGGTCAGTTCACCTTCACAGCAGAGTCTCCTCAGCTCAGCTGTGCTGCTTTCTTCATGGCAGAACCCAACGAGGTGATCAGTGTGGAGTATGACCGAGTCGACATCGACTGCAGTGGAGGAGACTTCATCACG GTGTTCGACGGGTGGGTGATGAAGGGGGAGAAGTTTCCCAGCTCCCAGGATCACCCGCTGCCTCTGTACGAGCGCTACGTGGATTACTGTGACTCCGGCTCGGTGAGGAACAACGTGCGCTCCTCTCAGAACGTGGCCGTGGTTTTCTTCCGCATTCACAGCGCCGGCAGCAGCTTCACCCTGACGGTCAAGAAACACATCAACCCCTTCC CCTGCAACGTCATCTCTCAGTCACCAGAGGGCAGTTACACGATGGTGATCCCACAGCAGCACAGAAACTGCAGCTTCTCCATCATTTATCCCGTCGCCATCGACATCTCAGAGTTCAGCCTGGGACGCCGGAACTTCCCCAAG AGATCCTTACCTGGATGTGTAGAGTCTGGGGATTATGTGCAGTTGTTGGGAGGAAACGGCATTGATACATCCAAGCTGCTTCCCATCACAGACCTCTGCATCTCCTTCACTGGCCCCA CTCATATGAAGATTGGCTGTGAAAACACAGTGGTGAGGATGGTGTCCAGCGGGAACTTTGTCAGCCGGGTGTCTTTCAGCTACAGACTACTGAACAACCAGGAGTTACAGACCATCAAACTCAACAATGTGGAAGATTTCTGTTTCAACAACTGA